Proteins from one Palaemon carinicauda isolate YSFRI2023 chromosome 44, ASM3689809v2, whole genome shotgun sequence genomic window:
- the LOC137634422 gene encoding fap1 adhesin-like produces MPSGQTMPHSYVDPVPHSYVDSVPHSYVDSVPHSYVDSVSHSYVDSVPHSYVYPVSHSYVDSVPYSYVYPVTHSYVYPMPHSYVYPVTHSSVYPVPHSYVDPVPHSYVDSVPHSYVYPVSHSYVDSVPYSYVYPVTHGYVDAVPYSYVHPVPHSYVDPVPHNYVDPVPHNYADPVPHICGSSAT; encoded by the exons ATGCCTTCTGGTCAGACCA TGCCACATAGCTATGTGGACCCAGTGCCACATAGTTATGTGGATTCAGTGCCACATAGCTATGTGGATTCAGTGCCACATAGTTATGTGGATTCAGTGTCACATAGTTATGTGGATTCAGTGCCACATAGTTATGTGTATCCAGTGTCACATAGTTATGTGGATTCAGTGCCATATAGCTATGTGTATCCAGTGACACATAGTTATGTGTATCCAATGCCACATAGTTATGTGTATCCCGTGACACATAGCTCTGTGTATCCAGTGCCACATAGCTATGTGGACCCAGTGCCACATAGCTATGTGGATTCAGTGCCACATAGTTATGTGTATCCAGTGTCACATAGTTATGTGGATTCAGTGCCATATAGCTATGTGTATCCAGTGACACATGGCTATGTGGATGCAGTGCCATATAGCTATGTGCATCCAGTGCCACATAGCTATGTGGACCCAGTGCCACATAACTATGTGGACCCAGTACCACATAACTATGCAGATCCAGTGCCACACATATGTGGATCCAGTGCCACGTAG